In a genomic window of Bombina bombina isolate aBomBom1 chromosome 10, aBomBom1.pri, whole genome shotgun sequence:
- the TTC4 gene encoding tetratricopeptide repeat protein 4: MDTGSPGQEEDDPVMDQFMEKFRTQKYEGAFNPETWEQEIEKIPMFMKKSPSDIDPDKAPELACLQSILFDTDRPPEEQAKSYKDEGNEYFKEKNYKQAVESYTQGIKKNCSDVELNAILYTNRAAAQFHIGNYRSAINDAISARKLKPDHSKAIIRGALCFMEIKNYNEALKWCDEGLKIYPSDKKLLETRTNADKLLRTAERNMRKSKHNEKNKQKAKESLLAAIRSRGIQLQTLSLNEEDAEDASDSHELLYDGTSTDNATGAHVFLDESGRLSWPVLFFYPEHGQTDFISAFHEDSRFIDHLHEMFADSPPWDTDRKYCAENLEIYFENEQTQALYQVNKASSLLQVLQHKRLLVKGGTPSFLIFVKKSPFCTKYLSGRTVRA; this comes from the exons GAGATTGAAAAAATTCCAATGTTCATGAAGAAATCACCATCTGATATTGATCCTGATAAAGCCCCAGAGCTGGCCTGCCTGCAGTCTATACTGTTTGACACTGATCGTCCCCCTGAAG AACAAGCTAAATCTTATAAGGATGAAGGTAACGAGTATTTTAAAGAGAAGAATTACAAGCAAGCTGTTGAATCCTACACTCAGGGCATTAAGAAGAACTGCAGTGATGTGGAACTAAACGCCATCTTGTACACCAATCGCGCTGCCGCACAATTCCATATAG GTAATTATCGCTCTGCTATAAATGATGCAATTTCTGCAAGGAAACTGAAGCCCGACCATTCTAAAGCCATAATACGAG GTGCTTTGTGTTTTATGGAAATAAAGAATTATAATGAAGCCCTGAAGTGGTGTGATGAAGGATTAAAGATTTATCCAAGTGACAAAAAACTGCTTGAAACCAGAACAAATGCTGATAAATTATTG AGAACAGCAGAGCGAAACATGAGGAAGAGCAAACACAATGAGAAGAACAAACAGAAGGCTAAAGAATCCCTGCTTGCAGCAATCAGG AGCAGGGGGATCCAGCTACAAACACTGTCTCTTAATGAGGAGGATGCAGAGGATGCTTCTGACTCACATGAATTATTGTATGATGGGACCAGCACGGACAATGCAACTGGAGCACATGTGTTTTTGGATGAAAGCGGCCGCCTGAGCTGGCCAGTGCTCTTCTTCTACCCTGAGCATGGACAGACTGATTTCATATCTGCATTTCACGAGGATTCAAG GTTTATTGACCATCTACATGAAATGTTTGCAGATTCTCCACCATGGGACACAGACAGAAAATACTGTGCTGAAAATCTGGAG ATTTATTTTGAAAATGAGCAGACTCAGGCTttatatcaagtgaacaaagcgaGCTCTTTGCTTCAGGTCTTGCAACACAAGAG ACTCCTTGTGAAAGGTGGAACGCCATCCTTCTTGATCTTTGTGAAGAAATCTCCTTTCTGTACAAAATATTTATCTGGCAGAACAGTCCGTGCCTAA